One Plasmodium vinckei vinckei genome assembly, chromosome: PVVCY_09 genomic region harbors:
- a CDS encoding serine/threonine protein kinase, putative, whose product MKKGFLLNKNVYDIDEKVTKCKENNGDGKYCKDDFEIYMHIGSGNFSDVFMVKLKNDPSKIYSLKIFSKEKVNRMNKVNSVLTEKQVIMKLNTPGHSNVIKLISTFKDKENVYLLYEYADYELWEFLKTRSIGISENITFNIILQMVHALAYIHNKNVIHRDVKCENFLINKDGTIKLIDFGTSKDLDYIPMENNVNKCTIKGDELSKFSLKKKNNINKNLKNESEENTDILKDDESNNCVLDNDNNEELDKISNDDISKKSELKEPQYNESFKCDNKSTTKCNNDDLNNLCDAMDSININKRSYRRKKTFDNYVGTPNFIPPEALVNKCSGKVRDFWSLGCTIYQLVTCTIPFDGSTEWFIYNKIKKREIKYPPIIPLDLVDLIEKLIVINPESRLGFKNGCEDILQHSYFQKRINNLVNFKLPEISEAEKMYTYVINKYHKYISEKRELRQNDDSNEENNKKIAEMQKSLLNQIKIYTIPDNEENESLILKNKIHKTIHFFLDEFHKQEKSEIEEADKWLKRYANL is encoded by the coding sequence atgaagaaggGATTTTTActgaataaaaatgtgtatgatattgatgaaaaagtaacaaaatgtaaagaaaataatggcGATGGAAAATACTGTAAAGAtgattttgaaatatacaTGCACATTGGAAGTGGAAACTTTAGTGACGTTTTCATGgtgaaattgaaaaatgaCCCATCAAAGATATATTCTCTTAAAATATTCAGCAAAGAAAAGGTTAATAGAATGAATAAGGTAAATTCTGTGTTAACGGAAAAACAGGTcataatgaaattaaatACCCCAGGGCATTCAAATGTTATTAAGTTAATTAGTACATTTaaagataaagaaaatgtctatttattatatgaatatgcTGATTATGAATTATGGGAGTTTTTAAAAACTCGAAGTATTGGTATTTCTGAAAACATaacatttaatataatacttCAAATGGTTCATGCATTAGCATATATACACAACAAAAATGTGATTCATAGAGATGTAAAATGTGAAAATTTTCTTATAAACAAGGATGgaacaataaaattaattgatTTTGGTACATCTAAAGATTTAGATTACATTCCCATGGAAAACaatgtaaataaatgcACAATAAAAGGTGATGAGCTAAGTAagttttcattaaaaaaaaaaaataacataaataaaaacttGAAAAATGAGTCAGAAGAAAACACTGATATACTAAAGGATGATGAATCTAATAATTGTGTATtagataatgataataatgaagagctagataaaatatcaaatgatgatatttcaaaaaaatctGAACTTAAAGAACCTCAATATAATGAAAGCTTTAAATGTGATAATAAAAGTACTACAAAATGTAACAACgatgatttaaataatttatgcgATGCCATGGATTcaataaacataaataagCGCAGTTacagaagaaaaaaaacatttgaTAACTATGTTGGAACTCCAAACTTTATCCCACCAGAAGCCTTAGTCAATAAATGTAGCGGCAAAGTTCGTGATTTTTGGAGCCTTGGGTGTACCATCTATCAATTAGTAACATGCACAATTCCATTTGATGGCTCAACAGAATggttcatatataataaaataaaaaaaagagaaataaaatacccTCCTATAATACCATTGGACCTCGTCGATttaatagaaaaattaatagtTATTAATCCTGAATCCAGGTTAGGGTTTAAAAATGGCTGTGAAGATATTTTACAACATTCATATTTCCAAAAGCGCATCAATAATTTGGTTAATTTTAAGTTACCAGAAATTTCAGAGGCAGAGAAAATGTATACATACgtaataaataagtatcataaatatataagtgAAAAAAGGGAATTAAGACAAAATGATGACTCAAACGaagaaaacaataaaaaaattgcagaaatgcaaaaaagtttattaaatcaaattaaaatatatacaataccTGACAACGAAGAAAACGaatcattaattttaaagaataaaatacaCAAAACAATTCACTTCTTTCTTGACGAATTTCATAAACAGGAAAAAAGCGAAATAGAAGAAGCAGATAAATGGCTAAAGAGATATGCCAATCTATAG